In Longimicrobiales bacterium, one genomic interval encodes:
- a CDS encoding asparagine synthase-related protein, giving the protein MSAIAGIFSLDAPVEAGACDVLVRATGAGTPGSVRAEGRVAFANGSSHGVLRVDAAGRMLLADARIDNAAELRRMLGGSGVSVGDFSPASGTSGSSPDVSGFSGASNLAFAASGSSSVQEHRTMRDADLILAAYARWGERCTEHLVGDFAFALWDPARQSLFCARDPMGVRPFYYLQSDTRFCFAFDLRTLLQLRGAPAAFDRQRIIHFLLNTDAGRERTFYQDVRRLPAAHRLLRTPATLSLQRYWEPDVASEIRLRDDAEYAEAFRDLFAQAVHARLADQGPTAATLSGGLDSSSIVCMARQLLDAGAPLHTISLVFPDLPPDALRLIDERRYIETVTQGSGLTAHEVRGDRISPLADARRIVQTLHEPFSAPNLYLHWAMFGAAADAGCSVLLDGFDGDSAVSHGLGRLDDLLAGDDWATYEREVRAFAERRGTGVGRVARSFGVPRLDWLAATGRWVEWARTARALHRSFGLSRRDLLVEHGLGATRAGRRLRRPEVTAAGRMVRASHDDVALQTPAQP; this is encoded by the coding sequence GTGAGCGCGATCGCAGGCATCTTCAGCCTGGATGCACCCGTTGAGGCGGGCGCATGCGACGTCCTGGTCCGGGCGACCGGCGCGGGTACGCCCGGCTCCGTCCGCGCCGAGGGGCGCGTTGCGTTTGCGAACGGGTCGTCGCACGGAGTGCTGCGCGTCGATGCTGCCGGTCGCATGCTGCTCGCGGACGCACGCATCGACAATGCGGCCGAGCTGCGGCGGATGCTCGGCGGTTCGGGCGTTTCGGTCGGCGACTTCAGCCCAGCGTCCGGCACTTCCGGCTCATCGCCTGACGTTTCCGGGTTCTCGGGCGCTTCCAATCTTGCGTTCGCCGCATCGGGCTCGTCGTCCGTTCAGGAGCACCGCACGATGCGCGACGCCGATCTCATCCTGGCCGCGTATGCGCGCTGGGGCGAGCGCTGCACCGAGCACCTGGTCGGCGACTTTGCATTCGCGCTGTGGGACCCCGCACGGCAGAGCCTGTTCTGTGCGCGTGACCCGATGGGCGTGCGGCCCTTCTACTACTTGCAGTCGGACACCCGCTTCTGCTTCGCGTTCGATCTGCGCACGCTGCTGCAGCTGCGCGGTGCGCCGGCCGCCTTCGACCGGCAGCGCATCATCCACTTCCTGCTGAACACGGACGCAGGTCGCGAGCGGACGTTCTACCAGGACGTTCGGCGCCTGCCCGCCGCACACCGGCTGCTGCGCACACCGGCCACGCTGTCGCTGCAGCGCTACTGGGAGCCGGACGTCGCATCGGAGATCCGCTTGCGCGACGATGCGGAGTATGCCGAGGCGTTCCGCGACCTCTTCGCGCAGGCCGTGCATGCGCGCCTCGCCGACCAGGGACCGACCGCGGCGACGCTGAGCGGCGGACTGGACTCCTCCTCGATCGTGTGCATGGCGCGGCAGCTCCTCGACGCGGGCGCGCCGCTGCACACCATCTCGCTGGTGTTCCCGGATCTGCCGCCCGACGCGCTGCGGCTGATCGACGAGCGCCGGTACATCGAGACCGTGACGCAGGGCAGTGGCCTCACTGCGCACGAGGTGCGCGGCGACCGCATCAGTCCGCTGGCCGACGCGCGCCGTATCGTGCAGACGCTGCACGAACCGTTCAGCGCGCCGAACCTGTACCTGCACTGGGCGATGTTCGGTGCGGCGGCGGATGCGGGGTGCAGTGTCCTGCTCGACGGCTTCGATGGTGATTCGGCCGTGAGTCACGGGCTCGGCCGCCTCGACGACCTGCTCGCCGGGGACGACTGGGCGACGTACGAGCGTGAGGTGCGTGCGTTTGCCGAGCGTCGGGGAACGGGTGTCGGGAGAGTCGCGCGTTCTTTCGGTGTGCCGCGACTCGACTGGCTGGCCGCGACAGGCCGCTGGGTTGAATGGGCGCGGACCGCCCGTGCACTGCACCGCAGCTTCGGGCTCTCGCGGCGCGATCTGCTCGTGGAGCACGGCCTGGGTGCGACGCGCGCCGGGCGCAGGCTGCGGCGGCCGGAGGTGACGGCCGCAGGTAGGATGGTTCGGGCGTCGCATGACGACGTGGCGTTGCAGACCCCGGCACAGCCG
- a CDS encoding response regulator codes for MPRAPIVLIVSEQEWTSRSLDSILAPQGYAVMRAYNGRQAVERARASSPDAVFVDSMLPDMDGLELCRQLRAAPDFSPAAPLIIYRSGPVSREERIDALESGAWDLLALPFDAQELLLRLDRFIVAKREMDSMREADLMDPGTGLYSWHGVVRRVREMGAAAARFHRPLACIVITPEEPDTADALEAAELTRAIAAQLQSLTRGSDVLGRIGPLEFVVIAPDTTAEGAQILAGRVREAAAARGGVTVVPRIRTGVYGVNDLHEANVDPAELLVRATMAARERIPPEVN; via the coding sequence GTGCCGCGAGCACCGATTGTACTGATCGTCAGTGAGCAGGAGTGGACGTCCCGCTCGCTCGATTCGATCCTGGCACCCCAGGGCTACGCCGTCATGCGGGCGTACAACGGCCGCCAGGCCGTGGAGCGCGCACGCGCCTCCAGTCCGGACGCCGTCTTCGTCGACAGCATGCTGCCGGACATGGACGGCCTCGAGCTGTGCCGTCAGTTGCGCGCCGCTCCCGACTTTTCCCCTGCCGCTCCGCTGATCATCTACCGTTCCGGCCCCGTGAGTCGCGAGGAGCGCATCGACGCTCTCGAATCCGGCGCCTGGGACCTGCTGGCGCTGCCCTTCGACGCGCAGGAGCTGCTGCTCCGGCTCGACCGCTTCATCGTTGCGAAGCGTGAGATGGACAGCATGCGCGAGGCGGACCTGATGGATCCCGGGACGGGACTGTACAGCTGGCACGGCGTCGTGCGACGCGTCCGCGAGATGGGCGCCGCCGCCGCCCGCTTTCATCGCCCGCTGGCGTGCATCGTGATCACGCCGGAAGAGCCGGACACGGCGGACGCCTTGGAGGCGGCCGAGCTGACTCGCGCCATCGCTGCGCAGCTCCAGTCGCTCACGCGCGGCTCGGACGTACTGGGTCGCATCGGCCCGCTGGAGTTCGTCGTCATCGCGCCCGACACCACGGCCGAGGGCGCACAGATTCTCGCGGGCAGAGTCCGTGAAGCGGCCGCCGCGCGCGGGGGCGTCACCGTCGTGCCGCGGATCCGCACGGGCGTGTACGGCGTGAACGACCTGCACGAAGCCAATGTCGATCCGGCCGAGCTGCTCGTCCGCGCGACCATGGCCGCGCGCGAACGCATACCCCCCGAAGTCAACTAG
- a CDS encoding polysaccharide biosynthesis/export family protein, whose amino-acid sequence MKRLICALAMLLLTSGPVAAQQGWDPTGVQLTRSELQELLSRYEETASSSAYSGEVRAQARDEAALIRTRLDEGDLRVGDRIELTVEGHQDLTAEFAVVAGRVLVLPAIGEVSVAGVLRSELQDHLTREIARYIRDPVVRARSLIRLEVIGAVGAQGFYTIPSDILITDALMQAGGPSAEADLEKIRIERNRQVIWSSDRLRRAMQEGRTLDQLSIRAGDGIIVPQRTAGEGWWRTGLMILTGISTAFIAAERIF is encoded by the coding sequence ATGAAGCGACTGATCTGCGCCCTTGCCATGCTCCTGCTCACCAGCGGCCCCGTCGCCGCCCAGCAGGGGTGGGACCCGACCGGTGTCCAGCTGACCCGCAGCGAGCTGCAGGAGCTGCTGAGCCGCTACGAGGAGACGGCCAGCTCGTCCGCGTACAGCGGCGAGGTGCGTGCACAGGCGCGCGACGAGGCAGCGCTGATCCGTACTCGTCTCGACGAGGGCGACCTGCGCGTCGGCGACCGCATCGAGCTCACCGTCGAGGGACACCAGGACCTGACCGCCGAGTTCGCCGTCGTCGCCGGCCGCGTGCTGGTGCTGCCGGCCATCGGCGAGGTATCGGTGGCAGGGGTGCTGCGCTCCGAGCTGCAGGACCACCTGACCCGGGAGATCGCGCGCTACATCCGCGACCCGGTCGTGCGCGCCCGCTCCCTGATCCGCCTGGAGGTGATCGGTGCGGTGGGGGCACAGGGCTTTTATACGATCCCGTCCGACATCCTGATCACGGATGCACTGATGCAGGCCGGCGGGCCGTCGGCGGAAGCGGACCTGGAAAAGATCCGGATCGAGCGGAACCGGCAGGTGATCTGGAGCAGCGATCGCCTGCGTCGCGCGATGCAGGAAGGGCGCACGCTGGACCAGCTCAGCATCCGGGCTGGCGACGGCATCATCGTCCCGCAGCGGACCGCCGGCGAGGGCTGGTGGCGGACGGGGCTGATGATCCTGACCGGGATCAGCACGGCGTTCATAGCGGCAGAGCGGATTTTCTGA